A window from Maribacter dokdonensis DSW-8 encodes these proteins:
- a CDS encoding sulfatase, whose product MNNRVILVVALLFFGGYLLMGQQKNVLVICIDDLRPELKSFGASYIHSPNIDSLVNKGRAFTRHYVNAPSCGPSRYAFLTGRYGLQYRGDANQSLFKRAEELSEDSNAISPSMPEWFRKNGYTTVSVGKVSHHPGGRGGTLWNDDQVPEIPNAWDKHIMPVAEWETPKGAMHGLANGKVRTPNNRDIIETVNGDDKSYPDGHIAEEGLRQLDLLSKNEKPFFLAIGLIKPHLPFGVPEHYLKYYDDVEIPVSPHTNKPKGKTTWHGSAEFMNYNRWDKDPNIDKEFALRLKRYYAACVSYADKHVGDIIKKLRQTGADKNTIVVLWGDHGWHLGEHAIWGKHSLFEESLRSPLIIYDPSMTGKGQKSNAIVESVDVFPTLCELTDLPVPNFTKGLSLIPILKDAKASGHEAVAIKAHATTIRTDQYRLVQHKSGEVELYDHNTPEGEVLNIAENHPETVRHLKKLITAKMGIKAFVFAD is encoded by the coding sequence ATGAACAATAGAGTAATATTGGTTGTTGCTTTGCTATTTTTTGGAGGTTATCTTCTCATGGGCCAACAAAAAAATGTGCTTGTTATCTGTATAGATGATTTAAGACCGGAATTAAAATCTTTTGGTGCATCATATATACATTCCCCTAACATAGATAGCTTAGTAAATAAGGGTAGGGCGTTTACAAGGCACTATGTAAATGCCCCCAGTTGCGGCCCATCGCGTTATGCGTTTTTAACAGGACGATATGGATTGCAGTATAGGGGTGATGCTAATCAATCTTTATTCAAAAGGGCAGAAGAACTATCTGAAGATTCTAATGCTATTTCTCCAAGTATGCCAGAATGGTTCCGCAAAAATGGGTATACCACGGTATCTGTAGGTAAAGTTTCTCATCATCCCGGTGGTAGAGGAGGTACACTTTGGAATGATGATCAAGTACCTGAAATACCTAATGCTTGGGATAAGCATATTATGCCCGTTGCAGAATGGGAAACACCCAAGGGAGCAATGCATGGATTGGCGAATGGTAAAGTGCGTACACCAAATAATAGAGATATCATTGAAACGGTTAATGGTGATGATAAAAGTTATCCAGACGGTCATATTGCAGAAGAAGGTTTGCGGCAGCTTGATTTATTGTCTAAAAATGAAAAACCCTTCTTTTTGGCAATAGGGCTCATAAAACCACACCTTCCTTTTGGAGTTCCTGAACACTATTTAAAGTATTATGATGACGTTGAAATTCCTGTATCACCACATACCAATAAACCAAAAGGGAAAACTACATGGCATGGCTCGGCAGAGTTCATGAATTATAATAGATGGGATAAGGATCCTAATATTGATAAGGAATTCGCTTTACGGCTTAAAAGGTATTACGCCGCGTGCGTTAGTTATGCCGATAAGCATGTGGGTGATATCATTAAAAAGTTAAGGCAAACGGGTGCGGATAAAAATACGATAGTGGTTTTATGGGGAGATCATGGTTGGCATTTGGGAGAACATGCAATCTGGGGCAAACATAGCTTATTTGAAGAATCTTTAAGATCGCCGTTAATCATTTATGACCCTTCCATGACTGGGAAAGGTCAAAAAAGTAATGCCATTGTAGAATCGGTCGATGTCTTTCCAACATTATGCGAATTAACGGATTTGCCCGTTCCTAATTTTACCAAAGGATTATCTTTAATACCCATTTTAAAAGATGCCAAGGCAAGTGGTCATGAAGCTGTGGCAATTAAGGCACATGCCACTACCATACGAACAGATCAATACAGATTGGTTCAGCATAAAAGCGGCGAAGTAGAATTGTATGACCATAATACACCGGAGGGTGAAGTGCTCAATATCGCAGAGAATCATCCAGAGACCGTACGGCATTTAAAAAAATTGATCACTGCCAAAATGGGAATAAAAGCTTTTGTTTTCGCTGATTGA
- a CDS encoding glycosyl hydrolase family 28 protein: protein MVGILSLMAIEQKMALCCKMLRRNIWLPIILFGSVLVAQVKVYPAPNGIQLAKTYKVAVNGLDVPIYSTKIPPSKPIPRLDPLRGEFGKASIASFDMKGSASVSIAYHEKVESVKILPSSYNIKPNFKGNSVDFQLDEPGHVTIEINGEWHESLHILANPFEENIPDPNDPNVIYFGPGIHNVSQITVTDGQTLYVAGGAYINCVVPEIEEEIEIRGQLRKKPTFILEGKNVSIKGRGIIDQSGIPKKERRYTILALKAENVKIEGITIFDPSHWTIPIQSSDNIHVDNIKIIGWRGNADGVDITSSRDVLVENCFMRTFDDAVVIKSFGGYGEVKNVHTRKCVVWNELAHAFSIGAEVHENISNVLFEDSDVIHDVGRETALRVYHCDDAVISDVTFDNIRIEEARRLISCWIGKTRWTETMERGHIKNVTFKNITATSAPIDTTLTGFQDGPDWKPYSIKDHASMELIGYDKDHIVEGVVFDNVILDGKKIQVENVIINDFVKDVEVKK, encoded by the coding sequence ATGGTAGGTATTTTGTCTTTAATGGCTATTGAACAAAAAATGGCATTATGCTGTAAAATGTTACGGCGAAATATATGGTTACCTATTATTTTGTTTGGTTCGGTTTTGGTAGCACAGGTTAAGGTATATCCTGCACCAAATGGAATACAATTAGCTAAAACATATAAGGTAGCGGTAAATGGCTTAGATGTTCCTATTTACTCTACTAAAATACCACCGTCTAAGCCCATACCAAGGTTGGACCCTTTACGGGGTGAGTTCGGTAAAGCATCTATTGCTTCTTTTGATATGAAGGGGAGTGCATCAGTTTCTATTGCATATCATGAAAAAGTGGAATCGGTAAAGATTTTGCCCTCGTCGTATAACATAAAACCGAATTTTAAAGGAAATAGCGTTGATTTTCAATTAGATGAACCCGGTCATGTAACTATTGAAATTAATGGAGAGTGGCATGAATCTTTACATATTCTAGCCAATCCTTTTGAAGAAAATATACCCGATCCCAATGATCCTAATGTCATTTATTTTGGACCGGGAATTCATAATGTATCACAAATAACAGTCACTGATGGGCAGACCTTGTATGTTGCAGGTGGAGCCTATATAAATTGTGTGGTTCCGGAAATAGAGGAAGAAATTGAAATTAGAGGGCAATTAAGAAAAAAACCAACATTTATTTTAGAAGGAAAAAATGTTAGTATAAAAGGTCGTGGCATAATTGATCAAAGTGGCATTCCAAAAAAAGAAAGACGATACACTATTTTGGCGCTTAAAGCAGAAAACGTAAAAATTGAAGGTATAACAATTTTTGACCCCAGTCATTGGACCATTCCTATTCAAAGTAGTGATAATATTCATGTTGATAATATAAAAATTATAGGTTGGCGTGGTAATGCAGATGGTGTTGATATTACCAGTAGTAGAGATGTTTTGGTAGAGAATTGCTTTATGAGAACGTTTGATGATGCTGTAGTGATAAAGTCCTTTGGCGGATATGGAGAGGTAAAAAACGTTCACACAAGAAAGTGTGTGGTTTGGAATGAGCTAGCCCATGCTTTTAGTATAGGGGCAGAGGTTCATGAAAATATCAGTAACGTACTTTTTGAAGATAGTGATGTTATACATGACGTAGGTAGGGAGACAGCGTTAAGGGTATATCATTGTGATGATGCGGTAATAAGCGATGTCACTTTTGATAATATCAGAATTGAGGAAGCCCGAAGGTTGATTTCCTGTTGGATAGGAAAAACACGCTGGACGGAAACCATGGAACGCGGACATATTAAAAATGTAACCTTCAAAAATATTACGGCAACTTCCGCGCCAATAGATACCACGTTAACAGGGTTTCAAGATGGACCAGATTGGAAACCTTATAGCATTAAAGATCATGCAAGTATGGAATTGATCGGTTATGATAAAGATCACATTGTTGAAGGGGTAGTTTTTGACAATGTAATTCTAGACGGTAAAAAAATTCAAGTTGAAAATGTAATCATCAATGACTTTGTTAAAGATGTTGAGGTCAAGAAATAA
- a CDS encoding sulfatase family protein encodes MKQIKPFGNHLCVIAVLMMFFSCAENKEEAPRKRPNILFIMSDDHAYQAISAYDSKLIQTPNIDRLAKEGMLFTNASVTNSICAPSRATILTGKHTHINGKIDNLMPFDTTQVTFPQIFQENGYETAMFGKLHFGNNPKGVDESMILPDQGFYLNPDFIDTKGDTTTITGYVTDIITDLTLGWLQEKRNKEKPFMMMYMHKAPHRPWWPSPEKFAEFTNKEFPEPETLFDDYKNRGTAAKTAEMNLLTHMMYSHDSKIRPELLQEMGDKVSPKVEEFENGFYGPYGRANAAQKAKYDVVLDKINADFKANWPNMTEQEKMRWKYQRYMQDYLACISSVDDNVGRVLDYLDESGLAENTIVIYTSDQGFYLGEHGWFDKRFIYDESFKTPLLVRWPNKITPGSKENEMVQNLDFAPTLLEAANIPVPTDMQGESLMPLLTGEKEKWDRDAVYYQYYEYPSVHMVKRHYGIVTKEYKLIHFYYDVDEWELYDRLKDPQELNNVFNDPAYASVVKEMKTKLDELRVKYGDSSELDQKYIEIYNNMKTEKENDFW; translated from the coding sequence ATGAAACAGATAAAGCCATTTGGCAATCATTTATGCGTAATTGCGGTACTAATGATGTTCTTCTCGTGTGCTGAAAATAAAGAAGAAGCACCAAGAAAACGACCAAATATTTTGTTCATCATGTCAGATGATCACGCGTACCAAGCTATAAGTGCGTATGACAGTAAATTGATACAAACACCAAATATAGATCGGTTGGCAAAAGAAGGTATGTTGTTTACCAATGCCAGTGTTACCAATTCAATTTGTGCGCCATCAAGGGCAACTATATTAACAGGAAAGCATACCCATATCAATGGTAAAATAGATAATTTAATGCCCTTTGATACTACACAGGTTACTTTTCCTCAGATTTTTCAAGAAAACGGGTATGAAACAGCCATGTTTGGAAAGTTACATTTTGGGAATAATCCAAAAGGTGTAGACGAGTCTATGATATTACCAGATCAGGGATTTTATCTGAATCCGGATTTTATAGATACCAAAGGGGATACTACGACCATTACTGGTTATGTTACGGATATCATTACCGATTTAACATTGGGTTGGTTGCAAGAAAAGCGCAACAAGGAAAAGCCGTTTATGATGATGTACATGCACAAGGCACCACATAGACCTTGGTGGCCAAGTCCGGAAAAGTTTGCGGAATTTACGAATAAGGAATTTCCAGAACCTGAAACCCTTTTTGATGATTATAAGAATAGAGGCACCGCTGCAAAAACGGCGGAAATGAATCTATTGACCCATATGATGTATAGTCATGATAGTAAAATTAGACCAGAACTTCTTCAAGAAATGGGTGATAAGGTATCACCAAAAGTTGAGGAATTCGAGAATGGTTTTTATGGTCCTTATGGCAGGGCAAATGCAGCTCAAAAAGCGAAATACGATGTAGTTTTAGACAAAATAAATGCTGATTTTAAAGCAAATTGGCCAAACATGACCGAGCAGGAAAAAATGCGATGGAAGTATCAACGCTACATGCAAGATTATTTAGCCTGTATTTCATCTGTAGATGATAATGTGGGTCGTGTTTTGGATTATTTGGATGAAAGCGGATTGGCAGAAAATACAATAGTTATTTATACTTCTGACCAAGGGTTTTATTTAGGTGAGCATGGCTGGTTCGATAAAAGATTTATCTATGATGAGTCTTTTAAGACACCGTTATTGGTTCGTTGGCCCAATAAAATTACCCCTGGTAGTAAAGAAAATGAAATGGTACAAAACCTGGATTTTGCACCCACCTTACTTGAAGCCGCCAATATTCCTGTACCAACGGATATGCAAGGGGAGAGCTTAATGCCCTTACTAACGGGAGAAAAGGAAAAATGGGATAGAGATGCGGTGTATTACCAGTATTATGAATACCCTAGTGTACATATGGTAAAACGTCACTATGGTATTGTGACCAAAGAATATAAGCTGATCCATTTTTATTATGATGTTGATGAATGGGAATTGTATGATAGATTAAAAGATCCTCAAGAGCTCAACAACGTTTTTAATGACCCAGCGTATGCATCAGTAGTCAAAGAAATGAAAACAAAGTTAGATGAGCTCCGGGTAAAATATGGAGATTCATCTGAATTGGATCAGAAGTATATAGAGATTTATAACAACATGAAAACAGAAAAGGAAAATGATTTTTGGTAA
- a CDS encoding arylsulfatase → MFLKSNLSVFKFHKISLVLFGAMTILCASCEEEKDSVSTVEKKPNVILILVDDQGYGDIAALGNPYIKTPNIDKLHATSARFTDYHVNPTCAPTRAALLTGHNANRTGVWHTINGRSLLLERETTMAEIFKENGYSTSIFGKWHLGDNYPFRPEDNGFDEVLSHGGGGMEQTMDYWDNDYFDDMYIHNGELKRFEGYSTDIWFNEAIKHIEKNKDKPFFCYLPTNTAHSPYFVADKYIAPYKDNDAIPLPAFYGMIANIDENIGKLVDYLETSELMDNTILIFTTDNGTAQGANTDGHRLDGFIKKGFNAGMRGVKASKYEGGHRVPLFIHWKNGGITVGKDINELTAHFDVLPTLVEMCGLEVDDDISFDGKSLLPLIKGESNDFKERIVITNSQRTENPEPWRRTSLMQGKWRLVDSTELYNLETDPEQRENIASMHPEKMKQFKDAYDEWWQDLLPTYNDLPRIYVGHEKENPTKLYCHDWHTEGDSPWHQRHIRTGYRDNGYWAIHVDQPGTYSVKLRRWPEETQLALNAEAPIRPAKEGTSVSASKPGKSLPVTKARLKVQHLDSEIKVDPTQEYAEFKVDLTEGEAELQTWFTLDNNETLGAYFVSLEKIE, encoded by the coding sequence ATGTTTTTAAAATCAAATCTATCGGTATTCAAGTTTCATAAAATATCCTTAGTCCTTTTTGGGGCTATGACCATACTATGCGCATCTTGTGAAGAGGAGAAAGATTCGGTCTCCACCGTTGAAAAAAAGCCTAATGTAATATTGATATTGGTAGATGATCAAGGTTATGGTGATATCGCGGCTTTGGGTAACCCATATATAAAAACGCCTAATATAGATAAGCTGCACGCTACAAGTGCCAGATTTACGGATTATCATGTAAATCCTACATGTGCGCCAACAAGGGCAGCACTTTTAACCGGGCATAATGCAAATAGAACGGGAGTTTGGCATACCATTAACGGTAGGTCTTTATTATTGGAACGAGAAACGACCATGGCCGAAATATTTAAGGAGAACGGCTATTCCACTTCAATTTTTGGTAAATGGCATTTAGGGGATAACTATCCGTTTAGGCCAGAGGATAATGGTTTTGATGAGGTATTGTCTCACGGCGGTGGCGGTATGGAACAAACTATGGATTATTGGGATAACGATTATTTTGATGACATGTACATACATAATGGGGAATTGAAAAGATTTGAAGGGTACAGTACAGATATTTGGTTCAATGAGGCAATTAAGCATATTGAAAAAAATAAGGATAAACCTTTCTTTTGTTACCTACCTACCAATACTGCGCATTCACCATATTTTGTGGCTGATAAGTATATAGCACCATACAAGGATAATGACGCCATTCCGTTACCAGCTTTTTATGGTATGATCGCCAATATAGATGAAAATATAGGTAAGTTGGTTGACTATCTGGAAACCTCAGAATTGATGGATAATACCATACTTATCTTCACCACCGATAACGGTACCGCACAAGGAGCCAATACAGATGGACACCGATTAGACGGCTTTATTAAGAAAGGTTTCAATGCAGGTATGCGTGGGGTGAAAGCAAGTAAATACGAGGGTGGTCACCGTGTGCCACTATTTATCCATTGGAAGAATGGAGGAATTACCGTTGGCAAGGATATTAACGAGTTGACCGCTCATTTTGATGTATTGCCAACTTTGGTAGAAATGTGTGGTTTAGAGGTGGATGATGATATTTCTTTTGACGGAAAGAGTTTGCTGCCCTTAATCAAAGGGGAAAGCAATGATTTTAAAGAACGTATTGTAATTACCAATTCTCAGCGTACTGAGAATCCTGAGCCATGGCGTAGAACATCCTTAATGCAAGGTAAATGGCGATTGGTAGATAGTACCGAGCTTTATAATTTAGAAACTGATCCAGAACAGCGAGAGAATATAGCCTCTATGCATCCTGAAAAAATGAAACAATTTAAGGATGCATATGATGAATGGTGGCAAGATTTGCTTCCAACGTATAATGATCTTCCAAGAATTTATGTTGGCCATGAAAAGGAAAATCCTACCAAATTGTATTGTCATGATTGGCATACAGAAGGGGATAGCCCTTGGCACCAAAGGCATATAAGAACGGGTTATAGGGATAATGGTTATTGGGCAATACATGTAGACCAGCCAGGTACATATTCAGTAAAACTACGTAGATGGCCAGAAGAAACACAGTTGGCTTTAAATGCAGAGGCACCTATTAGACCAGCAAAAGAAGGGACCAGTGTTTCTGCAAGTAAACCCGGTAAATCTTTACCAGTTACCAAAGCGAGGTTAAAAGTGCAGCATTTGGATAGTGAAATTAAAGTGGATCCTACTCAGGAATATGCAGAATTTAAGGTGGATTTAACCGAGGGGGAAGCTGAACTGCAAACATGGTTTACATTGGATAACAATGAAACACTTGGTGCATATTTTGTAAGCCTAGAAAAAATTGAATAG
- a CDS encoding DUF6250 domain-containing protein, whose translation MSKHDQNFNFTALVLMTFLFNYGCAQTAKVMVLNDSLEVRSTLLYEENFSGDLSTWQVEQMPGGIAKIKDEKLEIDDVAGCTIWFKKELSGPIMIEYDAYIISDGGENDRVSDMNCFWMAKDVEHPNNLFENSAKRHGKFTNYDSLRLYYMGVGGHDNTKTRFRRYVGNGERPLLAAHDFSKQEFLLEPNTTYHIKIIAYDNVIQYYRNGVKMIDLNDDDPYTSGYFGFRTVNNHMTIDNFKVYRLKQ comes from the coding sequence ATGAGTAAACACGATCAAAATTTTAATTTCACAGCATTGGTGTTAATGACCTTTCTGTTTAATTATGGCTGTGCCCAAACGGCTAAAGTAATGGTCTTGAATGATTCTTTAGAAGTGCGATCTACACTTTTATATGAGGAAAATTTTAGTGGAGACCTAAGTACTTGGCAGGTGGAGCAGATGCCTGGGGGAATAGCTAAAATCAAAGATGAAAAGCTTGAAATTGATGATGTCGCAGGTTGTACAATTTGGTTTAAAAAAGAACTATCCGGACCAATAATGATCGAATACGATGCCTATATCATATCTGACGGAGGTGAAAACGACCGGGTTTCTGATATGAACTGTTTTTGGATGGCGAAAGATGTAGAACATCCTAATAACTTATTTGAAAATTCAGCCAAAAGACACGGTAAGTTTACAAATTATGATAGTCTACGGCTGTATTATATGGGCGTAGGTGGTCATGACAATACCAAAACCAGATTTAGAAGATATGTAGGTAATGGAGAAAGACCGTTATTGGCGGCACATGATTTTTCTAAACAGGAGTTTTTGTTAGAGCCCAATACCACGTATCATATTAAAATCATTGCGTATGACAATGTTATTCAATATTACAGAAATGGAGTCAAAATGATCGATCTAAATGATGATGATCCTTATACCAGTGGATATTTTGGGTTCAGAACGGTGAACAATCATATGACAATTGATAACTTTAAAGTATACAGATTAAAACAATAA
- the kduI gene encoding 5-dehydro-4-deoxy-D-glucuronate isomerase: MSTTYNTRYASSPEAVKKYDTTALRDEFLINDLMKEGEINLTYTHYDRYIAGSAVPKSNLKLETIDPLKAAFFLERREMGIINVGDSGAVEVDGENYSLGHKDALYIGMGAKDVIFKSDDPNKPAKFYINSAPAHTNFPTKKVSLEEANKLELGSLETANHRTVSQMIIGGVVTTCQLQMGMTKLKTGSVWNTMPAHVHDRRMEVYFYLDVPEGQAVCHFMGQPQETRHIWMHNHQAVISPPWSIHCGSGTSNYTFIWGMAGENLDYSDMDVAAITELK; encoded by the coding sequence ATGTCTACAACCTATAATACAAGATACGCTTCTAGCCCAGAGGCAGTTAAGAAATATGACACAACCGCTTTAAGGGACGAGTTTTTGATCAATGACCTTATGAAAGAGGGCGAGATCAATTTAACCTACACCCATTACGATCGCTATATTGCTGGTTCTGCAGTGCCAAAATCTAATTTGAAACTAGAAACTATTGATCCTTTAAAGGCAGCGTTTTTCTTGGAGAGAAGAGAAATGGGTATCATCAATGTAGGTGATTCAGGAGCCGTTGAAGTAGACGGTGAAAATTATAGTCTTGGTCATAAAGACGCGCTCTATATTGGCATGGGGGCAAAAGATGTCATTTTTAAAAGTGATGACCCTAATAAACCGGCTAAGTTTTATATCAATTCAGCACCGGCACATACCAATTTTCCAACTAAAAAAGTAAGCTTGGAAGAGGCGAATAAATTGGAGCTGGGGTCTTTGGAAACTGCAAACCATAGAACGGTTAGTCAAATGATCATTGGTGGTGTGGTTACTACTTGTCAGTTACAAATGGGTATGACCAAGTTAAAGACCGGTAGTGTTTGGAACACTATGCCGGCACACGTGCACGATCGTAGAATGGAGGTATATTTTTATCTAGATGTGCCAGAAGGTCAAGCAGTTTGTCATTTTATGGGCCAACCCCAAGAAACAAGACATATATGGATGCATAACCACCAAGCGGTAATTTCACCACCATGGTCTATACATTGTGGGTCAGGAACTTCAAATTACACCTTTATCTGGGGTATGGCAGGTGAGAATTTAGATTACAGTGATATGGATGTTGCTGCAATAACAGAATTAAAGTAA
- a CDS encoding gluconate 5-dehydrogenase, whose amino-acid sequence MSTELFSLKGKVALVTGSTHGLGMAMAKGLGLAGAKLIVNGNSSQTKIDDAVAFYKSLGIDAYGFKFNVTDEKAVEKAINDIQASVGTIDILVNNAGIIKRTPLEEMEVEDFKEVINVDLVSPFIVSKHVVKTMIARKQGKIINICSMMSELGRNTVGAYAAAKGGLKMLTQNMATEWAKHNIQVNGIGPGYFATSQTAPIRVDGHPFNEFIVNRTPAAKWGDPDDLAGAAVFLSSKASDFVNGHILYVDGGILATIGKPSNEN is encoded by the coding sequence ATGTCTACAGAATTATTTAGTTTAAAAGGAAAAGTGGCATTGGTAACCGGTAGCACCCATGGTCTAGGTATGGCAATGGCAAAAGGATTGGGACTTGCAGGTGCAAAGTTGATCGTTAACGGTAATTCATCGCAAACTAAAATTGATGATGCCGTTGCATTTTATAAATCATTGGGTATAGATGCGTACGGATTCAAGTTTAATGTAACCGATGAAAAAGCGGTTGAAAAAGCTATTAACGATATTCAAGCTTCAGTTGGCACCATTGATATTCTTGTGAATAATGCAGGAATCATTAAAAGAACACCTCTAGAAGAAATGGAAGTTGAGGACTTTAAAGAAGTTATCAATGTTGATTTAGTGAGTCCGTTTATAGTATCTAAACATGTGGTGAAAACCATGATAGCCAGAAAGCAAGGTAAGATTATTAATATTTGCTCAATGATGAGTGAATTGGGTAGAAATACCGTAGGTGCTTACGCGGCGGCAAAAGGCGGATTAAAAATGTTGACCCAAAATATGGCTACAGAATGGGCTAAACATAACATACAGGTCAATGGTATAGGACCAGGGTATTTTGCAACCAGTCAAACCGCGCCTATACGTGTAGATGGTCACCCTTTCAACGAATTTATTGTAAATAGGACACCGGCAGCAAAATGGGGAGACCCAGATGATTTGGCAGGTGCAGCGGTATTTTTATCGTCTAAGGCGAGCGATTTCGTAAACGGACATATTTTGTATGTAGATGGTGGTATTTTGGCAACCATTGGTAAACCAAGTAATGAAAACTAA
- a CDS encoding DUF4861 family protein, protein MINQIHLKYCAAVITLFLIGCTGEKPLEIEVVNHLNIDRSLETVEIDLALLQSDESLKLVTGKSYKVSEVDSGTELVSQLSDVDGDGAADVLLIQPEIAANSSKTFNITLKDAVAGSEDIPTCYSRFVPERTDDYAWENDRVAFRTYGPVAQKMIEDSIPGGTLSSGMDAWLKRVDYPIINKWYKKELETEGTYHEDDGEGLDNFHVGTSRGVGGIAVKVDTTYQFSRNFTDYKTIETGPLRTSFWITYAPWKAGDKTIEEKKFISLDRGSNLSKYRVEVNGSETISVGLTLHEKDGEIAAEVEQGWVSYWEPYFGSELGTGVVVPSNAMLGYDKYVTNTKDLSNLYAQVKVINGEAVYYTGFGWKKSKQFNTKEEWNAYLKEFAQKVNAPLEVKVK, encoded by the coding sequence ATGATTAACCAGATCCATTTAAAGTATTGTGCAGCAGTAATTACCTTATTTTTAATAGGCTGTACAGGTGAAAAACCGTTAGAAATTGAAGTTGTAAATCATTTGAATATTGATCGTTCATTGGAAACCGTTGAAATTGATTTGGCACTTTTACAATCTGACGAATCTTTAAAATTGGTCACGGGGAAATCTTACAAGGTCAGTGAAGTAGATAGTGGAACTGAATTAGTTTCGCAACTAAGCGATGTTGATGGAGATGGCGCGGCAGATGTTCTTCTGATTCAACCGGAAATAGCGGCAAATTCAAGTAAAACTTTTAACATCACACTTAAGGATGCTGTAGCAGGGTCAGAAGATATTCCAACATGTTATTCAAGATTTGTTCCGGAGCGAACCGATGATTATGCTTGGGAAAATGATAGGGTAGCATTTAGAACCTATGGTCCTGTGGCGCAAAAAATGATAGAGGACAGTATACCCGGAGGAACATTATCCAGTGGTATGGATGCGTGGTTAAAAAGGGTGGATTATCCAATAATCAATAAATGGTACAAGAAAGAATTGGAAACTGAAGGCACTTACCATGAAGATGACGGCGAGGGTTTAGATAATTTTCATGTTGGCACCAGCAGAGGAGTAGGTGGTATTGCTGTCAAGGTGGACACTACATATCAATTTTCAAGAAATTTTACAGATTATAAAACTATTGAAACCGGGCCACTCAGAACTAGTTTTTGGATTACGTACGCACCATGGAAGGCAGGAGATAAAACCATAGAGGAAAAGAAGTTTATTTCTTTGGATCGTGGAAGTAACCTGTCTAAATACAGAGTTGAAGTCAACGGCTCGGAAACCATTTCCGTTGGCCTTACACTTCATGAAAAAGATGGGGAAATTGCTGCTGAGGTAGAACAAGGTTGGGTCAGTTATTGGGAACCATATTTTGGCTCTGAATTAGGAACGGGTGTCGTAGTTCCTTCCAACGCTATGTTGGGATATGATAAATATGTGACCAATACCAAAGATCTAAGTAATTTGTATGCACAAGTTAAAGTGATAAATGGCGAAGCGGTTTATTATACCGGATTTGGATGGAAAAAAAGCAAACAGTTCAATACCAAAGAAGAGTGGAACGCTTATTTAAAGGAATTTGCCCAAAAGGTGAATGCACCATTAGAAGTTAAAGTGAAGTAG